One window from the genome of Scatophagus argus isolate fScaArg1 chromosome 13, fScaArg1.pri, whole genome shotgun sequence encodes:
- the LOC124069899 gene encoding frizzled-8-like, with the protein MERSIPGWCVLLTLVLHGTGCMAAKELQCQEISVPLCKGIGYNYTYMPNQFNHDTQDEAGLEVHQFWPLVEIKCSPDLRFFLCSMYTPICLEDYKKPLPPCRSVCERAKAGCAPLMRQYGFPWPDRMRCDLLPEQGNQDTLCMDYNRSQTTTVSPVVAKPTNRPLKPYNPRKKSGYGRGVPGKHKPATSPCEPGCFCRAPMVPVTSDGHPLHNRVKTGQIMNCAMPCHNPYFTQEERTFTAFWIGLWSVLCFISTFATVATFLIDMERFKYPERPIIFLSACYMFVSIGYIVRLIAGHEEVACSRDNGAEHIHYETTGPALCTIVFLLIYFFGMASSIWWVILSLTWFLAAGMKWGNEAIASYAQYFHLAAWLIPSMKSIAVLALSSVDGDSVAGICYVGNQNLDNLRGFVLAPLVIYLFIGTMFLLAGFVSLFRIRSVIKQGGTKTDKLERLMIRIGVFTVLYTVPATVIVACYFYEQHNRQTWEITHNCTCLTDPSRQRPDYAVFMLKYFMCLLVGITSGAWIWSGKTLDSWRTFCTRCCWGSKASAGSMYSDVSTGLTWRSGTASSVSCPKQMPLSRV; encoded by the coding sequence ATGGAGAGGAGCATCCCGGGATGGTGCGTGCTGTTAACCCTCGTCCTGCACGGAACGGGCTGCATGGCTGCCAAAGAGCTCCAGTGCCAGGAGATCTCCGTGCCTCTGTGCAAAGGAATCGGCTACAATTACACCTACATGCCCAACCAGTTCAACCACGACACGCAAGACGAAGCCGGCCTGGAGGTGCACCAGTTTTGGCCGCTGGTGGAGATAAAGTGCTCCCCGGACCTGCGGTTCTTCCTCTGCAGTATGTACACGCCGATCTGCCTGGAGGACTACAAGAAGCCCCTGCCGCCGTGCAGGAGCGTATGTGAGCGGGCCAAAGCCGGCTGCGCTCCGCTCATGAGGCAGTACGGCTTCCCATGGCCAGACCGTATGAGGTGCGATCTCCTGCCAGAGCAAGGCAACCAGGACACGCTGTGCATGGACTACAACAGGAGCCAGACCACCACGGTTTCTCCCGTGGTGGCGAAGCCGACCAACCGGCCCCTGAAGCCCTACAACCCCAGGAAGAAGAGCGGCTACGGTCGCGGCGTCCCTGGGAAACACAAACCAGCAACGTCCCCGTGTGAGCCGGGCTGCTTCTGCCGTGCGCCCATGGTGCCAGTGACCAGCGACGGCCACCCGCTGCACAACCGCGTCAAGACGGGACAGATCATGAACTGCGCCATGCCGTGCCACAACCCCTACTTCACCCAGGAAGAGAGGACTTTTACCGCCTTCTGGATTGGCCTGTGGTCCGTCCTGTGCTTCATCTCCACGTTTGCAACCGTGGCGACTTTTTTGATCGACATGGAGAGGTTTAAGTACCCAGAGCGCCCCATCATATTCCTCTCCGCCTGCTACATGTTCGTGTCCATTGGATACATCGTCAGACTGATCGCCGGACACGAGGAAGTGGCCTGCAGCAGGGACAACGGCGCTGAACACATCCACTATGAAACCACAGGTCCTGCGCTCTGCACCATCGTCTTCCTGCTCATTTACTTCTTCGGCATGGCCAGCTCGATCTGGTGGGTGATTCTGTCCCTCACCTGGTTTCTCGCCGCAGGTATGAAGTGGGGGAACGAGGCCATCGCCAGTTACGCACAGTACTTTCATTTGGCCGCCTGGCTCATCCCCAGCATGAAATCCATAGCAGTTTTAGCTCTGAGCTCTGTGGACGGAGACTCTGTGGCTGGGATTTGCTACGTTGGCAACCAGAATTTGGACAACCTGCGGGGGTTTGTGCTGGCACCGCTGGTTATCTACCTGTTCATCGGCACCATGTTTCTGCTGGCCGGGTTCGTCTCGCTGTTCAGGATCAGGAGTGTCATCAAGCAAGGTGGCACCAAGACTGATAAACTGGAGAGGCTGATGATCCGGATAGGGGTTTTCACGGTTTTGTACACCGTCCCAGCCACTGTCATAGTGGCGTGTTACTTTTACGAGCAGCATAACAGACAGACGTGGGAAATTACGCACAATTGTACGTGTCTGACGGACCCAAGCAGGCAACGGCCGGACTATGCTGTGTTCATGTTGAAGTACTTCATGTGCCTCCTGGTGGGAATCACTTCAGGAGCCTGGATCTGGTCCGGGAAAACCTTGGACTCCTGGAGGACTTTTTGCACGCGGTGCTGCTGGGGGAGTAAAGCCTCCGCGGGCTCCATGTACAGTGACGTGAGCACGGGACTCACCTGGAGGTCCGGGACGGCCAGCTCCGTCTCATGCCCCAAACAGATGCCACTGTCCCGGGTTTGA
- the LOC124069781 gene encoding gap junction delta-4 protein-like encodes MGVTDLLFITISHNVSFMGKTWWMSMLLSRLLVLLLAGFTLFSDEQERFICNTIQPGCSNVCFNLFAPVSVFRLWLFHLILLCLPHLLFATHITHKVLSHQYSGGFYYDRSRGGSPFSVENSSSSRELSLHKAPLHDLPRECGVPRFYCAYFLVVIVRIFLEVVFGAGQFFLFGLSVPKSFLCHEAPCTSGVECFISRPTEKTLMLNFMLGVTSLSILLSLVDLMSSMKAMVRWRKKREMFMEEMSKGEQSSMFTTTTTTEDNDVVLNRKVSLSGGSKNSLKEEKQSAAAVVPNGEPPRTKANAGNMTTTNESTNDKRPESKDAKVDVSLAPTSTPVPTPFVLHSHLRPPLSPRPDRGPPPIPTVPTPMGVKKLGQYTTTPANSGQQPDSSESQEKRAWV; translated from the exons ATGGGAGTGACGGATCTGCTCTTCATCACCATCAGTCACAATGTCTCCTTCATGG GTAAAACCTGGTGGATGTCGATGCTGCTTTCGCGTCTCTTGGTCCTCCTGCTGGCTGGATTCACCCTCTTCAGTGACGAGCAGGAGAGATTCATCTGTAACACCATCCAGCCCGGCTGCTCGAACGTCTGCTTTAACTTATTTGCTCCCGTCTCTGTTTTCCGTTTGTGGCTCTTCCACCTCATTCTTCTCTGCCTTCCACATTTGCTGTTTGCAACCCACATCACTCATAAGGTTTTGTCACACCAGTATTCTGGAGGTTTCTACTACGACAGGAGCCGCGGCGGTTCACCCTTCAGCGTTGAGAACTCCAGCTCCTCAAGAGAACTGTCCTTGCACAAAGCTCCACTTCATGACCTCCCGCGCGAGTGTGGAGTTCCTCGTTTCTACTGCGCCTACTTCCTGGTCGTAATTGTACGGATCTTTCTGGAAGTCGTTTTCGGTGCAGGtcagttttttctctttggtttgTCCGTTCCGAAGAGCTTCCTCTGTCACGAGGCTCCCTGCACGTCTGGGGTCGAGTGCTTCATCTCCAGACCAACTGAGAAGACCTTAATGCTCAACTTCATGCTGGGTGTCACCTCACTGTCCATTCTGTTAAGTCTGGTTGACCTGATGAGCTCCATGAAGGCGATGgtgagatggaggaagaaaagggagaTGTTCATGGAGGAGATGAGTAAAGGAGAGCAAAGCAGTATGTTTACAACGACGACGACGACTGAAGATAATGACGTTGTTTTAAACAGAAAAGTCAGCCTGAGTGGAGGCTCAAAAAACAGCctcaaagaggaaaaacaaagtgctgctgctgttgtgccaAATGGTGAACCTCCTCGCACGAAGGCGAATGCTGGAAACATGACTACAACTAACGAATCCACCAACGACAAGAGGCCTGAAAGCAAAGACGCCAAGGTGGACGTGTCGCTCGCTCCCACGAGCACTCCAGTGCCGACTCCCTTTGTCCTCCACAGCCACCTGAGACCCCCACTGTCCCCTCGCCCTGACAGGGGACCACCGCCGATCCCCACGGTGCCAACACCTATGGGGGTCAAAAAGCTGGGCCAGTACACCACAACTCCAGCAAACTCAGGCCAACAGCCTGACAGCAGTGAATCTCAGGAAAAGAGGGCGTGGGTGTAA